The following proteins come from a genomic window of Candidatus Omnitrophota bacterium:
- a CDS encoding PIG-L family deacetylase → MAKYIKFIPTFLFLIFFAALALAQTPSGFPEISFSPEDRVLILAPHPDDETIACAGVIQRARSMNIPVEVVLFTAGDNNQWSFLVYRKHPVFFPKAVQNLGLLRYAESIVSGAFLGIPEENIILLGYPDFKTLNIWYANWGDNPPVKSLLTNVRAVPYKNAFRPGAAYKGDDILRDLKTIIREFKPTKIFVSHPADHNPDHRSLYLFCRVALWDLEGEVAPQVFPYLVHFKNWPKPSAYRPEMKIIPPAFFKNNVNWQELALTAEQIKNKTSAVEKHNSQYKSSKNYLLSFVRSNELFGDYPVLKLRSSSANEDFLISEAGEEIEIPEQLENKERVSFVGLQSSSVHVEKDQLVIKLEFSRPLGRQTAASLHVFGYRHDREFSQMPKIHVKYGMLWYKIFDQTRQLRSKIFKVVRKNKQTTVYIPLKVLGDPEKILIGSHTYLGAVPLDWVAWRAVEIN, encoded by the coding sequence ATGGCTAAATATATAAAATTCATACCCACATTTCTATTTTTGATCTTTTTTGCTGCATTGGCGTTGGCTCAAACCCCATCAGGATTCCCGGAAATATCTTTTTCTCCAGAAGACAGGGTACTTATCCTGGCTCCTCACCCCGACGATGAGACCATAGCTTGCGCCGGAGTAATCCAAAGGGCGCGCAGTATGAATATACCGGTAGAGGTAGTGCTTTTTACCGCAGGCGACAACAATCAATGGTCTTTTCTTGTTTACCGCAAGCATCCGGTTTTTTTCCCCAAGGCAGTTCAGAATCTTGGGCTGCTGCGTTATGCGGAGTCAATTGTCTCAGGGGCCTTTTTGGGAATCCCCGAAGAAAATATTATTCTTCTGGGCTATCCGGATTTTAAAACCCTGAATATCTGGTATGCTAATTGGGGAGACAATCCTCCTGTAAAAAGCCTCTTGACCAATGTGCGCGCGGTGCCCTATAAAAATGCTTTTCGTCCCGGGGCCGCCTATAAAGGCGATGATATATTGCGTGATTTAAAAACCATCATCAGAGAGTTTAAGCCTACCAAAATATTTGTCTCTCATCCCGCAGACCATAATCCCGACCACCGTTCGCTGTATCTATTTTGCCGGGTTGCTCTCTGGGACCTGGAGGGTGAGGTTGCCCCGCAAGTTTTTCCGTATTTGGTGCATTTTAAGAATTGGCCTAAGCCCTCGGCATATCGTCCGGAAATGAAAATAATTCCGCCGGCCTTCTTTAAAAATAATGTCAATTGGCAGGAATTAGCATTGACTGCCGAGCAGATAAAGAATAAAACCTCGGCCGTAGAAAAACACAATTCTCAATATAAATCCAGCAAGAATTACCTTCTTTCTTTTGTCAGGAGCAATGAATTATTCGGGGACTATCCGGTTTTGAAATTGCGCAGTTCCTCAGCTAATGAGGATTTTTTAATTTCAGAGGCAGGCGAAGAAATTGAAATACCCGAACAACTTGAAAATAAGGAGAGAGTTTCTTTTGTGGGGCTTCAATCCAGCTCTGTGCACGTAGAGAAAGATCAGCTTGTGATAAAGCTTGAATTTTCCAGGCCCCTAGGCAGGCAGACAGCGGCGTCTTTGCACGTTTTTGGTTACCGGCATGACCGCGAGTTTAGCCAGATGCCCAAGATTCACGTCAAATACGGGATGCTTTGGTATAAAATATTTGATCAAACCAGGCAATTAAGATCTAAAATATTTAAGGTAGTGCGTAAAAATAAGCAAACAACAGTCTATATTCCCCTAAAGGTCCTGGGGG